Proteins from a genomic interval of Pararge aegeria chromosome 26, ilParAegt1.1, whole genome shotgun sequence:
- the LOC120635005 gene encoding piggyBac transposable element-derived protein 4-like, which produces MESNVRNTTPPEWEATQPIVGMEIQISPNGSLYARPDKTVYMEKSLSGSLHVLRTTANVEESSERPRIRRRLDLNSSPDLDAPGPSNEVGSQLLRTKANVEESSEAPRIWRRVDLNFSPDPDVPGPSNEPVRNVARESYEMQQLRMLNFEDESDSVSPIPSHEVVNTYLTSELAEALAVDSGSEDDEEDDLDENDLRRILEIEEEGEEIEERGEEEVMLNYDFTWSQNFEEFTGTEERFEVQPGPTVQEDTPIKIFKSIWDRSVMEKIVKETNYYAWQKIAAAAEVEDGIKPKSRLYQWEDTTVEELYKFFGIMIYMGICYRSRIDEYWTTGILGMPEFRKLMSKNRFLLLLRFLHFVDNDELGPNIRGYERKVSKVVNIVEHCNKKFGEIYRISRQSGGGVKRKIAVTKYSSSKRPCSQEPSTSAAVVTTNPIQEETTTSVSVIQVVQKSLKPPN; this is translated from the exons atgGAATCAAATGTGAGGAATACTACACCACCTGAGTGGGAAGCAACTCAACCCATTGTGGGTATGGAAATACAGATTTCGCCCAACGGTTCTTTGTATGCACGACCTGATAAAACCGTATATATGGAAAAATCCCTATCCGGATCATTACAT GTACTGAGAACGACAGCCAATGTCGAAGAATCCTCTGAACGACCTCGAATCCGGAGGAGGTTAGATTTAAATTCTTCACCTGATCTTGACGCTCCTGGGCCCTCAAATGAGGTTGGCAGCCAATTACTGAGAACAAAAGCCAATGTCGAAGAATCCTCTGAAGCACCTCGAATTTGGAGGAGGgtagatttaaatttttcacctgATCCTGACGTTCCTGGGCCCTCAAATGAG CCAGTGCGGAATGTGGCAAGAGAGTCTTACGAGATGCAGCAACTCAGAATGTTAAATTTTGAAGATGAAAGCGATTCTGTTTCACCTATACCCTCTCATGAG GTCGTAAATACATATCTGACGTCTGAACTAGCTGAGGCTTTGGCAGTCGATTCAGGAAGTGAAGATGACGAAGAAGACGATCTTGATGAAAATGATTTACGCAGGATTTtggaaatagaagaagaagggGAAGAAATAGAAGAAAGAGGGGAAGAGGAAGTTATGTTAAATTATGATTTCACGTGGTCTCAAAATTTCGAAGAATTTACTGGTACAGAAGAGAGATTTGAAGTACAGCCAGGACCCACAGTGCAGGAAGATActccaattaaaatatttaaatccatCTGGGATAGGTCTGTAATGGAAAAAATTGTCAAAGAAACTAACTACTACGCATGGCAAAAAATTGCTGCTGCCGCCGAAGTCGAGGATGGTATTAAACCTAAATCCCGTCTCTATCAGTGGGAAGACACAACAGTAGAGGAGTTATACAAATTTTTCGGAATTATGATTTATATGGGAATATGCTACAGAAGCAGAATTGACGAGTACTGGACTACAGGCATACTAGGCATGCCAGAATTTAGAAAGCTAATGAGCAAAAACAGGTTCCTCTTACTGTTACGGTTTTTACATTTTGTTGACAACGATGAACTCGGTCCTAATATTCGCGGGTATGAGCGAAAGGTATCTAAAGTTGTTAATATTGTGGAACACTGCAACAAAAAATTTGGAGaaatatacaggat atCAAGACAAAGTGGAGGAggtgtaaaaagaaaaattgctgTCACAAAATATTCTTCGAGTAAGCGTCCATGTTCTCAAGAGCCTTCAACATCTGCTGCGGTGGTAACAACGAACCCAATACAGGAAGAAACAACTACATCT GTGTCTGTCATACAAGTTGTGCAGAAAAGTTTGAAACCCCCAAATTGA
- the LOC120635070 gene encoding uncharacterized protein LOC120635070: MSGNWNNDDVYKLIEMFQAREVLWNTMSESYKDRNKKHDAWMEIASEFNMDKKVIEKKIRSLVGQFNRECKSNKSGAGANESSKWFAFKKLMFLKGKNIPSLTVDGGLQGNEENRIASENTLSLNETGNTVTDETTGTPFATPKPFRKRRRPEVEQDPTQQEAVNILQRMYESRKSRDENDAFGEYVSMKLKQIKNSNAKNTAQHHINNILYNATMGQYDFPTTFTDPTASSSWGYNSEPNLSTFSENNADCSSRGYYTAPSPSASFETSSSDNSRTHTRTSARTQSPSNLSESSQDSTQSLNDLLESIKN; this comes from the exons atgtcCGGTAATTGGAATAACGATGATGTTTACAAACTGATTGAAATGTTTCAAGCAAGAGAAGTACTATGGAACACGATGTCAGAGAGCTACAAAGACCGAAATAAAAAACACGATGCTTGGATGGAAATTGCCAGTGAATTTAATAtggataaaaaagtaattgaaaaaaaGATTCGATCACTCGTAGGTCAATTTAACCGAGAATGTAAATCTAATAAATCTGGTGCAGGAGCTAATGAGTCAAGTAAATGgtttgcatttaaaaaactCATGTTCCTTAAAGGCAAAAATATTCCAAGTTTAACTGTCGATGGAGGGTTGCAg GGTAACGAAGAAAACAGAATTGCTTCAGAAAACACTCTCAGTTTGAACGAAACAGGAAATACTGTCACTGATGAAACTACGGGCACGCCTTTCGCCACCCCAAAACCATTTCGGAAAAGAAGACGGCCTGAAGTAGAACAAGATCCAACACAACAAGAAgctgtaaatattttacaaagaatGTACGAATCTAGAAAAAGCAGGGATGAAAATGACGCATTTGGAGAGTATGTCTCGATGaaactgaaacaaataaaaaacagtaatgCTAAGAATACTGCTCAACATCAcattaacaatattttgtacaatgcGACAATGGGACAATATGATTTTCCAACAACCTTTACAGACCCAACCGCTAGTAGTTCCTGGGGATACAACTCTGAACCAAATCTATCCACTTTTTCGGAAAATAATGCTGACTGTAGCTCGAGAGGATACTACACCGCACCGAGTCCCTCGGCTTCATTTGAAACCAGTTCTTCGGATAACTCCAGGACACATACTCGTACCAGCGCAAGAACACAGAGTCCGTCTAATTTATCGGAATCAAGCCAAGATTCGACCCAATCATTAAACGATTTGTTGGaatcaatcaaaaattaa
- the LOC120635068 gene encoding uncharacterized protein LOC120635068 isoform X2: protein MEEDLLIGIAFIFCLKKKKKRSYWMRQTLKARGKYSATDYLKDLGIDGCLKDFIRMNSSEFEYLQNLIGAKIGKRDTTFRKSVSVTERLAVTLRFLATGSSYKSLGNVFKLSDQVISIIVPEVCEALNEVLKEYIQIPTTPQEWLHVANSFEEKWNFPNCLGSIDGKHVAIQKPIDSGSEYYNYKGFYSVVLLAIVDAEYNFLTTG, encoded by the exons ATGGAAGAAGATTTGCTCATTGgaatagcttttattttttgtttaaaaaagaagaaaaagcgcTCTTATTGGATGCGCCAAACGCTAAAAGCTAGAGGAAAATATAGTGCCACAGACTATCTCAAGGATTTAGGTATTGATGGTTgcttaaaagattttataagAATGAACAGTTCCGAATTTGAATATCTACAAAATTTAATTGGGGCAAAAATAGGCAAACGAGACACTACATTTAGAAAATCTGTAAGTGTGACGGAAAGACTTGCGGTAACGTTAAGATTTTTGGCAACTGGTAGCAGTTATAAAAGTCTTGGAAATGTGTTCAAGTTGTCAGACCAAGTGATATCTATTATCGTACCAGAAGTGTGCGAGGCTCTCAATGAGGTTTTAAAGGAATACATACAG ATACCAACAACACCTCAAGAGTGGCTACACGTGGCAAATTCATTTGAAGAAAAATGgaatttcccaaattgcttaGGAAGTATCGATGGAAAGCACGTAGCCATACAAAAGCCAATTGATAGCGGCAGTGAATATTACAACTATAAAGGATTTTACAGCGTTGTACTTTTAGCGATAGTGGACGCAGAATACAACTTTCT GACCACAGGATAG
- the LOC120635071 gene encoding uncharacterized protein LOC120635071 yields MTEYDVDFLISLIEEHPVLWDTSNEDYKNKFFKQEAWKKVCKSLFPNFEEKENNEKTKLGNSVIQRWRGIKDTFNKYEKKLKDASRSGSGSKKIKEYHLYKQLQFLKKNLQNETTTSINETENEQGNPEGTSEKRYQKQPPKRKKVDNNFEDEIVKILKEPENRHISFFKGILPSLERLDDNKTLIFQSRVLQILTELHQPQGYYYPNTNFQVGCQTQHFTTSQQSPLIRSHSSNIPDQIDSPSNDFSNSSIISTHSTEEDYDFSFS; encoded by the exons atgacTGAGTACGACGTTGATTTTCTTATATCACTGATTGAGGAGCACCCTGTTCTTTGGGACACTAGTAACgaagattacaaaaataaattcttcaagCAAGAAGCTTGGAAGAAAGTatgtaaaagtttatttccTAATTTCgaggaaaaagaaaacaatgaaaaaactAAACTTG GTAATTCAGTGATACAAAGATGGAGGGGGATTAAAGATAcctttaataaatatgaaaagaaaCTCAAAGATGCAAGTAGGTCAGGATCTggatcaaaaaaaataaaagaataccatctttacaaacaattacaatttcttaagaaaaatttacaaaatgagACCACTACCAGTATAAATGAAACAGAAAATGAGCAAGGTAATCCAGAAGGTACATCTGAAAAACGTTACCAAAAGCAGCCACCAAAAAGAAAGAAGgttgataataattttgaagaCGAAATTGTAAAGATTTTAAAGGAACCCGAGAATAGGcacatatctttttttaaaggtATTCTACCATCACTTGAAAGATTAGATgacaataaaacattaatatttcaaaGCAGAGTTCTTCAAATTTTAACAGAATTGCATCAACCTCAAGGCTACTACTATCCGAATACCAACTTCCAGGTTGGATGTCAGACTCAACATTTTACAACATCTCAACAATCGCCATTGATACGTTCACATTCATCTAACATACCAGATCAAATTGATTCACCTAGTAATGATTTTTCTAACTCAAGCATAATAAGCACACATTCAACGGAAGAAGACTATGATTTTTCGTTTAGTTGA
- the LOC120635068 gene encoding putative nuclease HARBI1 isoform X1, translating to MEEDLLIGIAFIFCLKKKKKRSYWMRQTLKARGKYSATDYLKDLGIDGCLKDFIRMNSSEFEYLQNLIGAKIGKRDTTFRKSVSVTERLAVTLRFLATGSSYKSLGNVFKLSDQVISIIVPEVCEALNEVLKEYIQIPTTPQEWLHVANSFEEKWNFPNCLGSIDGKHVAIQKPIDSGSEYYNYKGFYSVVLLAIVDAEYNFLYVNIGCQGRISDGGVFANTKFRNKINDNSLKIPSDSSLPGRNKPLPYVFVTDDAFPLQKHLLKPFPGPQDSNSKERIFSYRLSRARRTVENAFGILSARFRVLRTTILLDPEKTTTLIMTCVLLHNFIRKTESSMIYAPSQYYDGDDIVTRTRIDGQWRLEQQQLTPLEACESLTDDGKEIRKEFAEYFSNEGFLDWASKYY from the exons ATGGAAGAAGATTTGCTCATTGgaatagcttttattttttgtttaaaaaagaagaaaaagcgcTCTTATTGGATGCGCCAAACGCTAAAAGCTAGAGGAAAATATAGTGCCACAGACTATCTCAAGGATTTAGGTATTGATGGTTgcttaaaagattttataagAATGAACAGTTCCGAATTTGAATATCTACAAAATTTAATTGGGGCAAAAATAGGCAAACGAGACACTACATTTAGAAAATCTGTAAGTGTGACGGAAAGACTTGCGGTAACGTTAAGATTTTTGGCAACTGGTAGCAGTTATAAAAGTCTTGGAAATGTGTTCAAGTTGTCAGACCAAGTGATATCTATTATCGTACCAGAAGTGTGCGAGGCTCTCAATGAGGTTTTAAAGGAATACATACAG ATACCAACAACACCTCAAGAGTGGCTACACGTGGCAAATTCATTTGAAGAAAAATGgaatttcccaaattgcttaGGAAGTATCGATGGAAAGCACGTAGCCATACAAAAGCCAATTGATAGCGGCAGTGAATATTACAACTATAAAGGATTTTACAGCGTTGTACTTTTAGCGATAGTGGACGCAGAATACAACTTTCTGTACGTGAATATTGGCTGCCAAGGACGCATAAGTGATGGCGGAGTTTTCGCAAACACAaaatttcgaaataaaattaacgacaatagtttaaaaatacccAGTGACAGCTCACTACCAGGCAGAAACAAACCTCTTCCTTATGTGTTCGTAACAGATGATGcgttccctttacaaaaacACTTATTAAAACCTTTTCCAGGACCACAGGATAGCAATTCTAAGGAAAGAATCTTCAGTTATAGACTGAGTCGTGCGAGGAGAACAGTAGAGAACGCATTTGGGATTTTGTCAGCCAGATTTAGAGTTTTACGAACTACAATATTATTAGATCCAGAAAAAACTACTACTTTAATTATGACATGCGTGCTACtgcataattttataagaaaaactgAATCGAGCATGATTTACGCTCCATCTCAATACTATGATGGAGATGACATAGTAACTCGTACACGTATCGATGGACAATGGAGATTAGAACAGCAGCAATTAACACCACTTGAAGCATGTGAATCCCTGACAGATGATGggaaagaaataagaaaagaattcgcagaatatttttcaaatgaagGGTTTTTGGACTGGGcatctaaatattattaa